A single Drosophila ananassae strain 14024-0371.13 chromosome 3L, ASM1763931v2, whole genome shotgun sequence DNA region contains:
- the LOC6495163 gene encoding U6 small nuclear RNA (adenine-(43)-N(6))-methyltransferase, translated as MVKNKQNSKKFGMHLRNVLRQAPDYTKLAIKYKDFRNVCSLELNGKVSVNFRNERTLRELTKMLLTEYFDLNVDFAPGSLVPTLALRLNYILWIEDLLESFKLDQIKGIDIGCGSSCIYSLLGAKKNNWKMLALESKPENIEYARENVKRNHLEDLVEVFAQPDNTCIFKSYFEQDTKEQMYHFCLCNPPFFDSNSPNPFGANTRNPERRPAPNNARTGSQEELTCAGGEVQFVQRIVDESLENKLCVRIFTSMLGVKANVPRILEYLKEKGLTNVSTTEFHQGHTTRWAVAWSFYTETPLSQGTSSN; from the exons atggttaaaaataagcaaaattcaaaaaaatttggCATGCATCTACGTAATGTTCTGCGCCAGGCTCCGGACTACACAAAGCTGGCCATCAAGTACAAGGACTTTCGGAATGTTTGCAGTTTG GAACTCAATGGAAAGGTTTCAGTAAATTTTCGCAACGAACGGACTCTGCGGGAGCTGACAAAGATGCTGCTGACGGAGTACTTCGATTTAAATGTGGACTTTGCGCCAGGAAGCTTGGTGCCTACTTTGGCTCTACGATTGAATTATATTCTGTGGATCGAGGACTTACTGGAGTCTTTCAAGCTGGATCAAATCAAAGGAATAGACATAG GTTGCGGCTCGTCCTGCATTTACTCGCTTCTGGGCGCCAAGAAGAACAACTGGAAGATGCTCGCTTTGGAATCGAAACCTGAAAACATTGAATACGCCAGGGAAAATGTGAAAAGAAACCACCTGGAAGATCTCGTGGAAGTCTTTGCCCAACCGGATAACACTTGCATATTCAAAAGTTACTTCGAGCAGGACACCAAGGAGCAAATGTATCACTTCTGTCTGTGTAATCCCCCGTTTTTCGACTCCAACTCCCCTAATCCTTTTGGGGCTAATACAAGAAACCCCGAGCGACGACCTGCACCCAACAATGCCAGGACAGGAAGCCAGGAGGAGCTGACCTGCGCGGGTGGCGAGGTGCAGTTCGTGCAGCGCATCGTTGACGAGAGCCTGGAAAACAAGCTGTGCGTACG CATCTTCACCTCGATGCTGGGCGTCAAGGCCAACGTGCCTAGGATACTAGAGTACCTGAAGGAGAAGGGTTTGACAAATGTCAGCACCACGGAATTCCATCAGGGGCACACAACACGTTGGGCGGTGGCCTGGAGCTTTTATACCGAGACTCCTCTAAGTCAGGGGACATCGAGTAATTAA
- the LOC26514810 gene encoding telomere zinc finger-associated protein, which produces MSCPGKLLITYENFTGELATIENGKPSAVCSVSCDCKCKCCRGIYEKYVAFDRETKLSGFERFPTEFSMGGGDAQKMMRFRTAEMLLLLQAAQSRDNFWTNMFFKADLQEDYQSIIQAFQAKQVYISQEKLVEIMDTVTTGYRSAISQLSTNEAHGALRPTIAAPFVAGVRCGCQDCTVLPWRKLRQLEQHQKEHRLGDNFHCRICFRRFYLQHSLTSHLTRKMNSNLDELMENSSYRSFLEDRRLREKDDQPRIQVEELVLQVPNDCNLDFVEEPTKKVIFRKTCKFMKCPFCQEKYRFSFSHQLHMIRHRLREKPSEEGDSHFSCFTCNRSFLTRYYFKKHLARVRSACRLRHRPFKCRSCPWRFQLWPALKSHVVRMHQRRKPCLICQLPTLGRCCCAHTAKECREAIKKHREQRRLERGPPKGDRKRPKPICESCGQEFENNFHLREHVNKKHLKKRNFFCEICGAAFYTQGLMQTHRQAVHLLTQTVHCDVCDLTIKARGNYQRHLKSQKHLDELAKLEQQPRNETESSKAQQDLGNTSLDKPDKRTTSRFQKPGRIDFCLPCGQTIVGQILRHNRSNKHKLNLVKYNEKVRSKSNM; this is translated from the coding sequence ATGTCTTGTCCAGGAAAACTATTAATTACCTATGAAAACTTTACCGGAGAACTGGCTACAATCGAAAATGGCAAACCATCTGCAGTGTGCTCCGTCTCCTGTGACTGCAAGTGCAAATGCTGCCGAGGAATCTACGAGAAATACGTGGCATTCGACAGGGAAACGAAATTGTCGGGCTTTGAAAGATTTCCGACCGAGTTCTCCATGGGAGGAGGCGATGCCCAGAAGATGATGCGTTTTCGAACAGCAGAGATGTTGCTCTTGCTGCAGGCAGCCCAGTCCCGGGATAACTTCTGGACCAATATGTTCTTTAAAGCCGATCTCCAGGAGGATTACCAATCCATTATACAGGCTTTCCAGGCCAAGCAAGTGTACATTAGCCAGGAGAAGCTGGTGGAGATAATGGACACGGTGACCACCGGCTACAGAAGTGCTATAAGTCAACTTTCGACTAATGAAGCTCATGGAGCTCTTCGTCCCACCATAGCAGCGCCGTTTGTGGCGGGAGTACGTTGTGGCTGTCAGGATTGCACCGTCCTTCCTTGGCGGAAACTGAGGCAACTGGAGCAGCACCAAAAGGAGCACAGATTGGGGGACAATTTCCATTGCCGGATTTGCTTTCGGCGATTCTATTTGCAGCACTCGTTGACTTCCCATCTGACCAGAAAGATGAACTCCAATTTGGACGAACTGATGGAGAACTCAAGCTATAGATCGTTTCTGGAAGATCGTAGGCTAAGGGAGAAGGATGACCAGCCTCGTATACAAGTAGAAGAATTGGTACTCCAAGTACCTAATGACTGTAACCTAGACTTTGTGGAGGAACCTACGAAAAAGGTTATATTCCGAAAGACTTGCAAGTTTATGAAATGCCCGTTCTGCCAGGAGAAGTATCGGTTCTCCTTTAGCCACCAGCTGCACATGATTAGGCACAGGCTACGAGAGAAACCATCAGAGGAAGGCGACTCCCACTTTTCCTGCTTCACCTGCAATCGGTCCTTTCTTACGCGTTATTACTTTAAGAAGCATCTGGCCCGAGTTCGGAGTGCTTGTCGACTAAGACATCGTCCCTTCAAGTGTCGCAGCTGCCCCTGGAGATTCCAATTGTGGCCCGCACTCAAATCCCACGTCGTCCGCATGCACCAGCGGCGAAAGCCCTGCCTGATTTGCCAGCTTCCCACATTGGGTCGCTGCTGCTGTGCCCACACTGCCAAGGAGTGCAGGGAAGCCATCAAGAAGCACCGGGAGCAACGCCGCCTGGAACGAGGACCGCCAAAAGGGGATAGAAAGCGACCGAAACCGATTTGCGAAAGCTGTGGCCAGGAGTTTGAGAACAATTTCCACCTGAGGGAGCACGTTAACAAAAAGCATCTCAAGAAGAGAAATTTCTTTTGTGAAATCTGCGGTGCCGCCTTTTACACCCAGGGTCTGATGCAAACACATCGCCAAGCAGTTCATCTGCTGACGCAGACGGTCCACTGTGATGTCTGTGACTTGACCATTAAGGCAAGGGGGAACTACCAGCGGCACTTGAAGTCTCAGAAGCACCTGGACGAACTGGCCAAGTTGGAACAGCAGCCACGGAATGAAACTGAATCTTCAAAAGCGCAGCAGGATCTGGGAAATACTTCTTTGGACAAGCCAGATAAAAGAACTACGAGTAGGTTTCAAAAACCTGGCAGGATAGATTTCTGCTTGCCCTGTGGCCAGACAATTGTAGGACAGATCCTGAGACACAACAGATCGAATAAACACAAACTTAACTTGGTTAAGTATAATGAAAAAGTACGATCAAAGAGCAATATGTGA
- the LOC6495477 gene encoding DNA-directed RNA polymerases I, II, and III subunit RPABC4: MSETSSKDNVKTAMTYICGECHHENEMRPRDPIRCRECGYRIMYKKRTKRLVVFDAR, translated from the exons atgtctGAAACTAGTTCCAAGGACAATGTCAAAACTGCTATGACATATATTTGTGGGG AATGCCATCACGAAAACGAGATGCGACCACGAGATCCGATTCGTTGCCGTGAATGTGGTTACCGCATCATGTACAAGAAGCGCACCAAGCGTC TCGTTGTCTTTGATGCCCGATGA